In a genomic window of Deinococcus radiotolerans:
- the allE gene encoding (S)-ureidoglycine aminohydrolase: MKHLGVTRSALREAHAVITPDTFVRTALAEWPGSAVVLHIAPVVGLGARFVQFTAEMPGGARASESALGYQRFVFVLDGEVQVEVDGQSRTLGESDHVFFPAGVAHTLEAKGNARVAVFEKPYQAAPGVEAPPVCWGNERENPGSPFEGDERLIARKLLPDDSRFDFMMSTMSFAPGATLPYTEVHYMEHGLLMLSGEGLYKLQETYYPVQTGDVIWMGAHCPQWYGALGRDWSKYLLFKDMNRHPLTLTGGQP; this comes from the coding sequence ATGAAGCATCTGGGAGTCACCCGGTCCGCGTTGCGTGAGGCGCACGCAGTGATCACGCCTGATACGTTCGTTCGCACGGCGCTCGCCGAATGGCCTGGCAGCGCGGTGGTGCTGCACATCGCGCCGGTCGTCGGGCTGGGGGCAAGGTTCGTGCAGTTCACGGCCGAGATGCCGGGTGGGGCGCGGGCCAGTGAGTCTGCGCTGGGCTATCAGCGGTTCGTGTTCGTGCTGGACGGCGAGGTGCAGGTCGAGGTGGACGGGCAGTCCCGCACGCTGGGCGAGTCGGACCACGTGTTCTTCCCGGCAGGCGTGGCGCACACACTAGAAGCGAAGGGAAACGCGCGGGTGGCGGTGTTCGAGAAGCCGTACCAGGCGGCGCCGGGCGTGGAGGCACCCCCGGTGTGCTGGGGCAACGAGCGGGAGAATCCGGGTTCGCCGTTCGAGGGGGACGAGCGGCTGATTGCGCGCAAGCTCCTGCCGGATGATTCGCGCTTCGATTTCATGATGAGCACCATGAGTTTCGCGCCGGGCGCGACCCTGCCGTACACCGAAGTGCATTACATGGAGCACGGTCTGCTGATGCTTTCGGGCGAGGGCCTGTACAAGCTTCAGGAGACGTATTACCCCGTGCAGACGGGGGACGTGATCTGGATGGGCGCGCACTGCCCGCAGTGGTACGGCGCGCTGGGCCGCGACTGGAGCAAGTACCTCCTGTTCAAGGACATGAACCGCCATCCCCTCACCCTGACCGGAGGCCAGCCGTGA
- a CDS encoding WapI family immunity protein, producing the protein MRWSNGDFNLDVSIVGYQFPEETNCAEDSDWLLVQLKVECPAGQWTHIDPSVTVQEARWLAEWLREAARNGEVFSKWQRRLEPLTSTITFTEPNLAFELSSVPDPARPLQFRVYMSAESTPPFDLNTHLFDMGEPNEKWVDFMAVPADLCQMADALFEALTRFPSRTPYVRPD; encoded by the coding sequence ATGCGCTGGTCGAACGGGGACTTCAATCTGGATGTATCCATTGTTGGATACCAGTTCCCGGAAGAGACCAACTGCGCGGAGGATTCTGATTGGCTGCTCGTGCAGCTCAAGGTGGAGTGCCCCGCAGGCCAGTGGACTCACATTGACCCCTCCGTGACGGTGCAGGAGGCTCGGTGGTTGGCCGAGTGGCTGCGTGAGGCCGCGCGGAACGGAGAGGTCTTCTCGAAATGGCAGCGACGTCTTGAACCTCTGACCAGCACCATCACCTTTACGGAACCCAACCTCGCCTTCGAGCTGAGCTCCGTTCCAGACCCTGCCCGGCCCCTTCAGTTCAGGGTCTACATGTCGGCGGAATCCACGCCGCCATTCGATCTGAATACGCACCTCTTCGACATGGGTGAACCTAACGAGAAGTGGGTAGATTTCATGGCGGTCCCCGCCGACCTCTGCCAGATGGCCGATGCGCTATTTGAGGCACTCACCCGCTTTCCGTCAAGGACGCCGTATGTCCGCCCCGACTGA
- a CDS encoding allantoinase, protein MALDLLIRGGTLVTPHGPIRADLAVEDSRIVSLALDVFAPARQEIDARGLHVFPGVVDAHVHLNEPGRTHWEGFDTGTRALAAGGATSFLDMPLNSSPPLLNAQAFAEKRALGEAKSCLDFGLWGGLTPLNLTELDELAACGVIGFKAFMSHSGLDEFPAADDATLFEGMRAARRAGLVVATHAESDGFTRTLAQVAREHGQTGVRDYLASRPPVTEAEAVGRAILFAEETGAALHLVHLSTARGVALAAEARARGVDVTAETCPHYLHWMDEDVERVGALLKCAPPIRDVGTREALWAALKAGLIDTVGSDHSPAPPDLKTGDDFFAIWGGISGAQSTLNVLLEGGYWQRDVPLELVAAVASLNPARRFRLGGKGALHLGFDADLALVRLDEAFTLTELHDRHQGNPYQGQNFRGRVQATYLRGQRVFTQTPGGAQFNDSVRGRLLRPIPMQAENS, encoded by the coding sequence ATGGCGCTGGACCTGCTCATCCGGGGGGGGACGCTGGTGACTCCGCATGGCCCGATCCGCGCTGATCTGGCGGTGGAGGACAGCCGGATCGTGAGCCTCGCGCTGGACGTGTTCGCGCCCGCCCGACAGGAGATTGACGCCCGGGGCCTGCACGTGTTCCCTGGCGTGGTAGACGCCCACGTGCACCTGAACGAACCGGGCCGCACCCACTGGGAGGGCTTCGACACCGGCACCCGCGCGCTGGCGGCGGGCGGCGCGACAAGCTTCTTGGACATGCCGCTGAACTCCTCGCCGCCGCTGCTGAACGCTCAGGCGTTCGCGGAGAAACGCGCGCTGGGCGAGGCGAAGTCCTGCCTAGACTTCGGTCTGTGGGGTGGCCTGACGCCACTGAATCTGACGGAGCTGGATGAACTGGCCGCGTGCGGCGTGATCGGCTTCAAGGCGTTCATGAGTCACAGCGGCCTGGACGAGTTCCCCGCCGCGGATGACGCCACGCTGTTCGAGGGGATGCGCGCCGCGCGGCGGGCCGGGCTGGTCGTCGCCACGCACGCTGAGAGTGACGGCTTCACGCGCACGCTGGCGCAGGTGGCCCGCGAGCACGGGCAGACGGGCGTGCGGGACTACCTCGCGTCGCGCCCGCCGGTCACGGAGGCCGAGGCGGTGGGCCGTGCGATCCTGTTCGCCGAGGAAACCGGCGCGGCCCTGCACCTCGTGCACCTCAGTACCGCGCGTGGCGTGGCGCTGGCCGCTGAGGCCCGCGCGCGTGGGGTGGACGTCACCGCCGAGACCTGCCCCCACTACCTGCACTGGATGGATGAGGACGTGGAACGCGTGGGCGCGCTCCTGAAGTGCGCGCCGCCCATTCGGGACGTGGGCACCCGCGAGGCGCTGTGGGCGGCGCTGAAGGCCGGGCTGATCGACACGGTCGGCAGCGACCACTCGCCCGCCCCGCCCGACCTGAAGACCGGGGATGATTTCTTCGCCATCTGGGGCGGGATCAGTGGCGCGCAGTCCACCCTGAACGTCCTGCTGGAGGGTGGGTACTGGCAGCGGGACGTGCCCCTGGAACTAGTCGCGGCGGTCGCCTCGCTGAACCCCGCGCGGCGCTTCCGTCTGGGCGGCAAGGGCGCGCTGCACCTGGGCTTCGACGCGGACCTGGCCCTGGTGCGACTGGACGAGGCATTCACCCTGACCGAGCTGCACGACCGCCACCAGGGCAACCCGTACCAGGGACAGAATTTCCGGGGGCGGGTGCAGGCCACTTACCTGCGCGGGCAGCGCGTGTTCACGCAGACGCCCGGTGGGGCGCAGTTCAACGATTCAGTCCGGGGGCGGCTGCTGCGCCCGATTCCCATGCAGGCGGAAAACAGCTGA
- a CDS encoding allantoate amidohydrolase, producing the protein MTDLTPLSRRALDACATLAAHTEVPGEITRTFLSAPSRDVIAFLTARAHELGLEVRVDAAGNLRARRAGPTPDAPTLFLGSHVDTVPNAGAFDGVLGVTLAFAVAEALRGETLPFALELLAFSEEEGVRFGVPFIGSRALTGTLGPLLTLQDARGVSVLEAIRAYGLDDAALPDAAVQGKALGFLEFHIEQGPVLQAAGAAVGVVSAIVGQDRVLLDFTGQAAHAGTTPMGHRRDALAAAARFAVAVEDLARTTPGLVATVGVMTARPGAINVIPGEAHCTLDLRHEDDAVRAGALDELLNAARTFVEERGVTLDVTHKMAQPAIPMDPSFRDLLRGAASQEGLSAPDLVSGAGHDAMILADTMPAAMLFLRSPNALSHHPDEMVNPEDVDAALRVGVAFVRALAAREGAR; encoded by the coding sequence ATGACTGACCTGACTCCCCTCTCGCGCCGTGCGCTGGACGCCTGCGCGACCCTGGCCGCCCACACCGAGGTGCCGGGCGAGATCACCCGCACGTTCCTCAGCGCGCCCAGCCGCGACGTGATCGCCTTCCTGACCGCCCGGGCGCACGAGCTGGGTCTAGAGGTACGCGTGGACGCCGCCGGGAACCTGCGTGCGCGCCGCGCCGGACCGACGCCGGACGCGCCCACGCTGTTCCTGGGGTCGCACGTGGATACCGTGCCGAACGCCGGGGCCTTCGACGGCGTGCTGGGCGTGACGCTGGCCTTCGCGGTCGCGGAAGCGCTGCGGGGCGAGACGCTGCCGTTTGCGCTGGAGCTGCTGGCCTTCAGTGAGGAGGAGGGCGTGCGCTTCGGCGTGCCGTTCATCGGCAGCCGCGCCCTGACCGGCACGCTGGGGCCGCTGCTGACCCTGCAGGACGCGCGGGGCGTGAGCGTGTTGGAGGCCATCCGCGCGTACGGCCTGGACGACGCGGCCCTGCCGGACGCCGCCGTGCAGGGGAAGGCGCTGGGTTTCCTGGAATTCCACATCGAGCAGGGGCCGGTGCTCCAGGCGGCGGGCGCGGCGGTGGGCGTGGTGAGTGCCATCGTGGGGCAGGACCGCGTGCTGCTGGACTTCACGGGGCAGGCGGCGCACGCGGGCACCACGCCGATGGGGCACCGCCGGGACGCGCTGGCGGCGGCGGCGCGCTTCGCGGTGGCGGTGGAGGACCTGGCCCGCACGACGCCGGGGCTGGTGGCGACGGTGGGCGTGATGACGGCGCGGCCCGGGGCGATCAACGTGATTCCCGGCGAGGCGCACTGCACGCTGGACCTGCGGCACGAGGACGACGCCGTGCGGGCTGGGGCGCTGGATGAACTGCTGAACGCGGCGCGGACCTTCGTGGAGGAACGCGGTGTGACCCTGGACGTCACGCATAAGATGGCGCAACCCGCCATCCCTATGGACCCCTCGTTCCGTGACCTGTTGCGCGGGGCGGCCTCGCAGGAGGGCCTGAGTGCCCCGGATCTCGTGAGCGGGGCCGGGCACGACGCGATGATCCTCGCCGACACGATGCCCGCCGCGATGCTGTTCCTGCGCTCCCCGAACGCCCTGAGTCACCACCCGGACGAGATGGTGAACCCGGAGGACGTGGACGCTGCGCTCCGGGTGGGCGTGGCGTTCGTCCGCGCCCTGGCGGCCCGCGAGGGGGCGCGCTGA
- a CDS encoding malate synthase A: protein MPVDSLTPPDLLRPAAYGLAEALHAALADVWTGVDAPGSLDTSGVAPDYRAAPVPDDLRPGRAEMIVEASDLPALRAALTSGADAVVIDFDDTFSPTRTNVAGVYAALPEWLAADVPLLARPRALYAPQPGLTFAGQPARGALCDLAALLTARPGRVPHLYLPKLESATQARAWATALRVSEAYLGLNPGTLRVCLQIETLPGLLHMDALLSELRQWAFGLNAGRWDYVFSLVKTTGATRRVPFPPRSQLGMDVDAMQAYAQTLVDVCQLRGAQAVGGTAAVSPDPLNPAPALDAVRADKAREAAQGFQGAWAGLPELLDAVREGLAAPAPTSPPTAPVTLERLLALPDPGSLPTAEVRDTLGLALDVFGAWFTGRGVITRNGRIEDTATAELARALLWQWVRVGAALDDGTVFDRAAYRSLRRALRPDDAPEATLLDHVVLADVAPAYVPLEAHRLNLTERIFHD from the coding sequence ATGCCGGTGGATTCCTTGACACCGCCTGACCTCCTGCGCCCCGCTGCGTATGGATTGGCGGAGGCGCTACACGCCGCGCTTGCAGATGTTTGGACGGGGGTGGACGCACCCGGTTCGCTGGACACGTCAGGGGTGGCGCCCGACTACCGCGCCGCACCCGTCCCGGATGACCTGCGGCCGGGACGGGCGGAAATGATCGTGGAGGCCAGCGACCTGCCCGCCCTAAGGGCCGCCCTGACGAGCGGCGCGGACGCGGTGGTGATCGATTTCGACGACACCTTCTCGCCCACCCGGACGAACGTCGCAGGGGTGTACGCGGCGCTGCCGGAGTGGCTCGCGGCGGACGTGCCCCTGCTGGCGCGGCCCCGCGCGCTGTACGCCCCCCAGCCGGGCCTGACCTTCGCCGGACAGCCCGCGCGCGGGGCGCTGTGCGATTTGGCGGCCCTGCTGACCGCCAGACCGGGCCGGGTGCCGCACCTGTACCTGCCGAAACTGGAGTCCGCCACGCAGGCCCGCGCGTGGGCCACAGCGCTGCGCGTTTCGGAAGCGTACCTGGGCCTGAACCCCGGGACGCTGCGCGTGTGCCTGCAGATCGAGACGCTGCCAGGACTGCTGCACATGGACGCCCTGCTGTCCGAACTGCGGCAGTGGGCTTTCGGCTTAAACGCGGGCCGCTGGGATTACGTGTTCAGCCTCGTAAAGACCACCGGAGCCACCCGGCGTGTGCCGTTCCCGCCGCGCTCACAGCTGGGCATGGATGTGGACGCCATGCAGGCCTACGCCCAGACGCTCGTGGACGTGTGCCAGTTGCGCGGTGCGCAGGCAGTGGGAGGCACCGCCGCCGTCAGCCCAGATCCCCTCAACCCCGCCCCGGCTCTGGACGCCGTGCGGGCCGACAAGGCACGTGAGGCCGCGCAGGGCTTCCAGGGCGCGTGGGCGGGCCTGCCGGAGCTGCTGGACGCCGTGCGGGAGGGACTGGCGGCCCCCGCTCCCACCTCTCCCCCGACCGCTCCCGTGACGCTTGAGCGGCTGCTGGCCCTCCCGGACCCTGGCTCGCTCCCTACTGCTGAGGTGCGGGACACGCTGGGCCTCGCGCTGGATGTGTTCGGCGCCTGGTTCACGGGGCGCGGCGTGATCACTAGGAATGGGCGGATTGAGGACACGGCTACGGCGGAGCTCGCGCGGGCGCTGCTGTGGCAGTGGGTGCGTGTAGGCGCGGCGCTGGACGACGGCACGGTGTTCGACCGGGCCGCTTACCGTTCACTGCGCCGCGCCCTGCGCCCCGACGACGCCCCGGAAGCCACGCTGCTTGATCATGTCGTCCTCGCTGACGTGGCTCCGGCGTATGTTCCCCTGGAAGCCCACCGCCTGAACCTCACCGAAAGGATCTTCCATGACTGA
- a CDS encoding IclR family transcriptional regulator produces the protein MTETGSRGGRPRGADAPGGVRTLERGLSVLWALATLREAPLSQVARAAGLSASTAYRLLETLRQQGFVEWEETSGLFRVGLRAYQVGAAFDAAHALIHAAAPEMRTLVAELGESANLAVLRPHGASLEAAYVHQVEGPQLVRMFTQTGASAPLHASGVGKVLLAARPEAEARAALEATTLTAYTPHTLTTVDAALAAVTRVREDGFALDDQERELGVRCVAVSVLGADGLVAAALSVSAPTSRLTPDAVPRFLAAAQGAAARIAERLGHRGG, from the coding sequence GTGACGGAGACCGGCTCACGTGGGGGCCGCCCGCGCGGCGCGGACGCCCCGGGGGGCGTGCGGACCCTGGAGCGCGGCCTGAGCGTCCTGTGGGCACTGGCGACGCTACGCGAGGCGCCGCTGTCACAGGTGGCACGCGCCGCCGGGCTGTCGGCCAGCACCGCGTACCGCCTGCTGGAGACGCTGCGGCAGCAGGGCTTCGTGGAATGGGAGGAGACTTCGGGCCTGTTCCGGGTGGGATTGCGCGCCTATCAGGTGGGGGCGGCGTTCGACGCGGCGCACGCCCTGATCCACGCGGCCGCGCCCGAGATGCGCACCCTGGTCGCTGAGCTGGGCGAGAGCGCGAACCTCGCGGTGCTACGCCCACACGGGGCAAGCCTGGAGGCCGCATACGTGCATCAGGTCGAGGGCCCGCAACTGGTGCGCATGTTCACGCAGACCGGCGCGAGCGCACCCCTGCACGCGTCCGGCGTGGGCAAGGTCCTGCTCGCCGCGCGGCCCGAAGCGGAGGCCAGAGCGGCGCTGGAGGCCACCACCCTGACCGCGTACACGCCCCACACGCTGACCACCGTGGACGCCGCACTCGCCGCCGTAACGCGCGTGCGCGAGGACGGCTTCGCGCTGGACGATCAGGAACGCGAGCTGGGCGTGCGCTGCGTGGCCGTCTCAGTCCTCGGCGCGGACGGTCTGGTCGCGGCAGCCCTGAGCGTCTCGGCGCCCACGTCGCGGCTCACGCCGGACGCCGTGCCGCGCTTCCTGGCCGCGGCGCAGGGGGCGGCGGCCCGCATCGCGGAGCGGCTGGGCCACCGGGGCGGCTGA
- the aceB gene encoding malate synthase A, which yields MTQTLPAGLTITAPITEPQREILTPEALAFVADLHRRFEPRRRELMAAREARQAQLDAGALPNFLSDTQNVRDGDWRINPLPEDLKDRRVEITGPVDRKMIINALNSGARVFMADFEDASSPTWENCVDGQINLRDAVRRTIRLETNGKTYQLNEKTAVLLVRPRGWHLPEKHVQVDGETLYGAFFDFGLYVWHNAQELLSRGSGPYFYLPKMESHLEARLWNDVFGVAEETLGLTRGTIKGTVLIETILAAFEMDEILYELREHSAGLNCGRWDYIFSYIKKLRTHGDRILPDRAKVSMAVPMMQAYSKLAIQTCHKRGAPAIGGMSAFIPVKGDEEKNRAAFEQVRLDKEREAMNGHDGTWVAHPGMVELATEVFDRLMPGANQIESGKQADLTVTAADLLTPPDGTVTEAGVRMNVNVGIQYLAAWLRGSGAVPIHNLMEDAATAEISRAQLWQWRHHGVTLEDGRPLTPDLWDELFNDEAAKLGEAFANAARLFRTTATGTPLMDFLTLPGYEALA from the coding sequence ATGACCCAGACCCTGCCCGCCGGACTGACCATCACCGCCCCCATCACGGAGCCGCAGCGCGAGATCCTCACGCCCGAGGCGCTGGCCTTCGTGGCCGACCTGCACCGCCGCTTCGAACCGCGCCGCCGCGAACTCATGGCCGCCCGTGAGGCCCGGCAGGCGCAGCTGGACGCGGGTGCGCTCCCGAACTTCCTGAGCGACACGCAGAACGTGCGAGATGGCGACTGGCGCATCAACCCGCTGCCCGAGGACCTGAAGGACCGCCGCGTGGAGATCACGGGTCCGGTCGACCGGAAGATGATCATCAACGCGCTGAACAGCGGCGCGCGGGTGTTCATGGCCGACTTCGAGGACGCGAGCAGCCCCACCTGGGAGAACTGCGTGGACGGGCAGATCAACCTCCGTGACGCCGTGCGCCGCACCATCCGCCTGGAAACGAACGGCAAGACGTACCAGCTGAACGAGAAGACGGCCGTGCTGCTGGTCCGCCCGCGCGGCTGGCACCTGCCGGAAAAGCACGTGCAGGTGGACGGCGAGACCCTGTACGGCGCGTTCTTCGATTTCGGGCTGTACGTGTGGCACAACGCCCAGGAACTCCTCTCGCGCGGCTCGGGGCCGTACTTCTACCTGCCGAAGATGGAGTCGCACCTCGAAGCGCGCCTGTGGAACGACGTGTTTGGCGTGGCCGAGGAGACGCTGGGCCTAACGCGCGGCACGATCAAGGGCACGGTCCTGATCGAGACGATCCTCGCCGCGTTCGAGATGGACGAGATCCTCTATGAGCTGCGCGAGCACTCGGCGGGCCTGAACTGCGGCCGCTGGGACTACATTTTCAGCTACATCAAGAAACTCCGCACGCACGGAGACCGGATTCTGCCCGACCGGGCGAAGGTCAGCATGGCTGTCCCGATGATGCAGGCGTACAGCAAGCTCGCCATCCAGACCTGCCACAAGCGCGGCGCGCCCGCCATCGGCGGCATGAGCGCCTTCATTCCCGTCAAAGGCGACGAGGAGAAAAACCGCGCGGCGTTCGAGCAGGTGCGCCTCGACAAGGAACGCGAGGCCATGAACGGCCACGACGGCACCTGGGTCGCGCACCCCGGCATGGTGGAACTCGCTACCGAAGTCTTCGACCGCCTGATGCCCGGCGCGAACCAGATCGAGAGCGGCAAGCAGGCCGACCTGACCGTCACCGCCGCCGACCTCCTGACGCCGCCCGACGGCACCGTCACCGAGGCGGGCGTGCGAATGAACGTGAACGTCGGCATCCAGTACCTCGCAGCGTGGCTGCGCGGCTCGGGCGCCGTACCCATCCACAACCTGATGGAGGATGCCGCGACCGCCGAGATCAGCCGCGCGCAGCTGTGGCAGTGGCGGCACCACGGCGTGACGCTGGAGGACGGCCGCCCCCTGACGCCGGACCTGTGGGACGAACTGTTCAACGATGAGGCCGCCAAACTGGGTGAAGCCTTCGCGAACGCCGCGCGGCTGTTCCGCACCACCGCGACCGGCACGCCCCTGATGGACTTCCTGACGCTGCCCGGCTACGAGGCCCTGGCCTGA
- a CDS encoding tryptophan 7-halogenase has translation MTDAVILGAGPAGAAAALALRSRGARVTLVDPVVTPAWRIGESLPGAARRVLTALGAWERFAHAGHAPAPVKVSRWGSPDPVTLDAFRDPDGVGWQLDRAQFESDLRLDATERGAQLVAPARAAHLSREGGHWQVQLDTGVTLKAEVVVDATGRHSRLLRPFGQQQAVQDRLACVYQRVPVGGPRDPATYTEADRDGWWYSAALPDGARLIAFHGDADQQALRDMYRAGPLAAARALPGLAEVLADARSTPSAPAACAANTLARSAAGPGWFAAGDSVTALDPLSSQGLLNALITGLEAGSAAAEWLGGAERAAAEYAGRVGQIWQAYAQHHAVYYGLERRWPEAPFWQRRQVRAHPAGH, from the coding sequence GTGACGGACGCCGTGATTCTCGGGGCTGGCCCCGCCGGAGCGGCGGCTGCGCTGGCCCTGCGGTCCCGGGGCGCGCGCGTGACCCTGGTGGACCCGGTCGTCACGCCCGCCTGGCGGATCGGGGAGTCACTGCCGGGCGCGGCGCGGCGCGTTCTGACGGCGCTGGGCGCGTGGGAGCGTTTCGCGCACGCCGGGCACGCCCCCGCCCCGGTGAAGGTGAGCCGCTGGGGCTCCCCGGACCCCGTGACGCTGGACGCGTTCCGCGATCCGGACGGCGTGGGCTGGCAACTGGACCGCGCGCAGTTCGAGTCGGACCTCCGCCTGGACGCCACTGAACGGGGCGCGCAGCTGGTTGCGCCCGCGCGCGCCGCGCACCTGAGCCGGGAGGGCGGGCACTGGCAGGTGCAGCTCGATACGGGCGTCACGCTGAAAGCTGAGGTCGTCGTGGACGCTACAGGGCGCCACTCGCGGCTGCTGCGGCCATTCGGGCAGCAGCAGGCCGTGCAGGACCGGCTGGCCTGCGTGTACCAGCGCGTCCCCGTCGGCGGGCCGCGCGACCCGGCCACGTACACCGAAGCGGACCGTGACGGCTGGTGGTACTCCGCGGCCCTCCCGGACGGCGCGCGCCTGATCGCGTTCCATGGGGACGCGGACCAGCAGGCGCTGCGGGATATGTACCGCGCCGGGCCGCTGGCCGCCGCGCGCGCGCTGCCCGGCCTGGCCGAGGTGCTCGCGGACGCCCGCAGCACACCGTCCGCTCCGGCGGCCTGCGCGGCGAACACCCTGGCCCGCAGCGCGGCCGGGCCGGGGTGGTTCGCGGCGGGCGACAGCGTGACCGCGCTGGACCCGCTGTCCTCGCAGGGCCTGCTGAATGCACTGATCACCGGGCTGGAGGCCGGGTCAGCCGCGGCCGAGTGGCTGGGGGGGGCCGAGCGTGCAGCGGCAGAGTACGCGGGCCGGGTGGGGCAGATCTGGCAGGCGTACGCGCAGCACCACGCGGTCTACTACGGCCTGGAGCGGCGCTGGCCCGAGGCCCCGTTCTGGCAGCGGCGTCAGGTCCGCGCTCACCCCGCCGGGCACTGA